A stretch of the Bradyrhizobium arachidis genome encodes the following:
- a CDS encoding fatty acid--CoA ligase encodes MSTLQPTADLADMVRERARSRGNAVAYEFEGRLTSFAEFDIKTNKVANALIAMGVTKGNRIAYLGKNSDIYFELLMGAVKAGVVMAPVNWRLAGPEVAFIVDDCKAPVLFVGPEFITLVRQIRDKLPGVRTIITTEGGAPEWQDFTPWREAQNGSDPEVPISATDIAMQLYTSGTTGKPKGAMLSHSNFKSLLEAGGAADTPDWNKWTTDDVSLIAMPIFHIGGSGWGVVGLGHGARSVIAREFDPTKVLDFFETFGITKLFMVPAAMQFVVRQPRAKTMDFSRLKYMLYGASPIPAALLKECIEVFKCGFVQLYGMTETTGTIVALPPEDHVEGLERMRSAGKALAGVELAILDGDGKPLPPRQVGEIATRSDHNMSGYWNLPEATAATLRSDGWLRTGDAGYMDEDGYLYIHDRIKDMIISGGENIYPAEVESAVCDHPDVAEAAVIGVPDNKWGEAVKAIVVMKPGKQATATDIINFTRERIAGYKTPKSVEFIPALPRNPSGKILRRELREPFWAGKDRRVN; translated from the coding sequence ATGTCCACGCTACAGCCAACGGCTGACCTCGCCGACATGGTGCGCGAGCGCGCCAGGAGCCGCGGCAATGCCGTCGCCTATGAATTCGAGGGCCGCCTCACGAGTTTTGCCGAGTTCGACATCAAGACCAACAAGGTCGCCAATGCATTGATCGCGATGGGCGTGACCAAAGGGAACCGCATCGCCTATCTCGGCAAGAACAGCGACATCTATTTCGAGCTCTTGATGGGCGCGGTGAAGGCTGGCGTGGTGATGGCGCCAGTGAACTGGCGGCTCGCGGGGCCCGAGGTCGCTTTCATCGTTGATGACTGCAAGGCGCCGGTGCTGTTCGTGGGGCCGGAGTTCATCACGCTGGTTCGCCAGATCAGGGACAAGCTGCCGGGCGTGCGCACGATCATCACCACCGAAGGCGGCGCGCCGGAATGGCAGGATTTTACGCCCTGGCGCGAGGCGCAGAACGGCAGCGACCCCGAGGTGCCGATCAGCGCCACTGATATCGCGATGCAGCTCTATACGTCCGGCACGACAGGCAAGCCGAAGGGCGCGATGCTGTCGCATTCGAACTTCAAGAGCCTGCTGGAGGCCGGCGGCGCCGCTGATACGCCGGATTGGAACAAATGGACGACCGACGACGTGTCGCTGATCGCCATGCCGATCTTCCATATCGGCGGCTCCGGCTGGGGCGTGGTGGGCCTCGGCCACGGCGCGCGCAGCGTGATCGCGCGCGAGTTCGATCCGACAAAAGTGCTCGACTTCTTCGAGACGTTCGGCATCACAAAACTGTTCATGGTGCCGGCGGCGATGCAATTCGTGGTGCGGCAGCCGCGCGCAAAAACCATGGATTTCTCGCGGCTGAAATACATGCTCTACGGCGCTTCGCCGATTCCGGCGGCGCTGCTGAAGGAGTGCATCGAGGTCTTCAAATGCGGTTTTGTGCAACTCTACGGCATGACCGAGACGACCGGCACGATTGTCGCGCTGCCGCCGGAAGACCACGTCGAGGGCCTGGAGCGGATGCGCTCGGCCGGCAAGGCGCTGGCCGGCGTCGAGCTCGCCATTCTCGATGGCGACGGCAAGCCGCTGCCGCCGCGCCAGGTCGGCGAGATCGCGACGCGCTCGGACCACAACATGTCCGGCTACTGGAACCTTCCCGAGGCGACCGCGGCGACGCTGCGCTCTGACGGCTGGCTGCGCACGGGTGATGCCGGCTACATGGACGAGGACGGTTATCTCTATATTCACGACCGCATCAAGGACATGATCATCTCCGGCGGCGAAAACATCTATCCGGCCGAGGTGGAGAGTGCGGTCTGCGATCATCCTGATGTCGCGGAGGCCGCCGTGATCGGCGTGCCCGACAACAAATGGGGCGAAGCGGTCAAGGCCATCGTGGTGATGAAACCCGGCAAGCAGGCGACTGCGACCGACATCATCAACTTCACCCGCGAGCGCATCGCCGGCTACAAGACGCCGAAGAGCGTCGAGTTCATCCCGGCCCTGCCCCGCAATCCCTCAGGCAAGATCCTGCGGCGGGAATTGCGCGAGCCGTTCTGGGCGGGGAAGGATCGAAGGGTGAATTGA
- a CDS encoding acyl-CoA dehydrogenase family protein has product MDFSLPADLVAYLGELDRFIEREIKPLEQADDNIRFFDHRREWARTDFENGGLPRHEWEALLRKAKNLADDAGHLRFPVPKQYGGKDGSNLWMAVIREHFAAKGLGLHNDLQNEHSIVGNFPVVTMLDRYGRDDQKAMIDGSIRGKYRITFGLTEPHHGSDATHMETRAVPAVRDNVKGWIINGEKMWTTGMHVATHCALFARTSGNDGDARGITCFLVPAKSEGVKVEEYMWTFNMPTDHPRVSFTDVFVPEDAQFGEVGRGLSLAQCFVHQNRIRQAASSLGAAVYCINESVKYARERKPFGRALAENQAIQFPLVELATQAEMLRLLIRKTAWEMDQLNEEQIERTLSDRVSMCNYWANRLCCEAADRAMQVHGGMGYSRHKAFEHIYRHHRRYRITEGSEEIQMRKVAGFLFGYMGPGKH; this is encoded by the coding sequence GTGGATTTCTCTTTGCCTGCCGATCTCGTCGCCTATCTCGGAGAGCTCGACCGCTTCATCGAGCGCGAGATCAAGCCGCTGGAACAGGCCGACGACAACATCCGCTTCTTCGATCATCGCCGCGAATGGGCGCGCACCGACTTCGAGAATGGCGGCCTGCCGCGGCATGAGTGGGAGGCACTGCTGCGCAAGGCCAAGAACCTTGCCGACGACGCCGGCCATCTGCGCTTTCCGGTGCCAAAGCAATATGGCGGCAAGGACGGTTCCAACCTCTGGATGGCCGTCATCCGCGAGCACTTTGCCGCAAAAGGTCTCGGCCTGCACAACGACCTCCAGAACGAGCATTCGATCGTCGGCAATTTCCCCGTCGTCACCATGCTCGACCGCTATGGCCGCGACGACCAGAAGGCCATGATCGACGGCTCGATCAGGGGCAAGTACCGCATCACCTTTGGCCTGACCGAGCCGCATCACGGCTCCGACGCGACCCACATGGAGACGCGCGCCGTGCCGGCTGTGCGGGACAACGTCAAGGGTTGGATCATCAACGGCGAGAAGATGTGGACGACCGGCATGCATGTCGCGACCCACTGCGCGCTGTTCGCGCGCACCTCGGGCAACGACGGCGATGCCCGCGGCATCACCTGCTTCCTGGTGCCGGCAAAGAGCGAAGGCGTGAAGGTCGAGGAATATATGTGGACCTTCAACATGCCGACCGATCATCCCCGCGTCAGTTTTACCGACGTGTTCGTGCCTGAAGATGCGCAGTTCGGCGAGGTCGGTCGCGGCCTGTCGCTCGCACAGTGCTTTGTGCACCAGAACCGCATCCGGCAGGCGGCAAGCTCGCTTGGCGCGGCCGTCTACTGCATCAACGAGAGCGTCAAGTATGCGCGCGAGCGAAAACCGTTCGGCCGGGCGCTTGCCGAGAACCAGGCGATCCAGTTCCCGCTGGTCGAGCTTGCGACCCAGGCCGAGATGCTGCGGCTCCTGATCCGCAAGACGGCCTGGGAGATGGACCAGCTCAACGAGGAGCAGATCGAGCGCACGCTCTCCGACCGCGTCTCGATGTGCAACTACTGGGCAAACCGTCTCTGCTGCGAGGCCGCGGACCGCGCCATGCAGGTCCATGGCGGCATGGGCTATTCACGCCACAAGGCCTTCGAGCACATCTACCGCCACCACCGCCGCTACCGCATCACCGAAGGCAGCGAGGAGATCCAGATGCGGAAGGTGGCTGGGTTCCTGTTCGGGTATATGGGGCCGGGGAAGCACTAG
- a CDS encoding enoyl-CoA hydratase-related protein, with the protein MELKFSKVERKGPITIITLSRPQVYNALHIDAHFELNRVFDDFSADPDQWIAVVTGAGDKAFCAGNDLKWQAAGGKRGWDKGGFAGLTSRFDCDKPIIAAVNGVAMGGGFEIALACDLIIASENATFALPEPRVGLAALAGGLHRLPRQIGLKRAMGMILTARHVSAREGLELGFVNEVVPQGEALSAALRWAETIAKNSPMSIRASKQTIQKGLAVSLEQAIEEQREYPAVKAMVASQDYIEGPKAFAEKRPPKWLGK; encoded by the coding sequence ATGGAGCTGAAATTTTCAAAGGTGGAACGCAAGGGACCGATCACGATCATCACGCTGTCGCGCCCCCAGGTTTACAACGCGCTGCATATCGATGCCCATTTCGAGCTCAACAGGGTGTTTGACGATTTCTCGGCCGATCCCGACCAGTGGATCGCGGTCGTCACCGGCGCCGGCGACAAGGCGTTTTGCGCCGGCAACGATCTGAAGTGGCAGGCGGCAGGCGGAAAGCGCGGCTGGGACAAGGGCGGCTTTGCCGGCCTCACCTCGCGTTTCGATTGCGACAAGCCGATCATCGCCGCGGTGAACGGCGTCGCCATGGGCGGCGGCTTCGAGATCGCGCTCGCCTGCGACCTCATCATTGCGTCGGAGAATGCAACGTTTGCATTGCCCGAGCCGCGCGTCGGGCTTGCCGCACTTGCCGGCGGCCTGCACCGGCTGCCGCGGCAGATCGGGCTGAAGCGCGCCATGGGCATGATCCTCACCGCGCGCCATGTCTCGGCCCGCGAAGGTCTTGAACTCGGCTTCGTCAACGAGGTGGTGCCGCAGGGCGAGGCACTATCGGCCGCGCTGCGCTGGGCCGAGACGATCGCCAAGAACTCGCCGATGTCGATCCGCGCTTCCAAGCAGACCATTCAGAAGGGCCTTGCGGTATCGCTGGAGCAGGCGATCGAGGAGCAGCGGGAGTACCCGGCGGTGAAGGCGATGGTGGCCTCGCAGGATTACATCGAGGGCCCGAAGGCGTTTGCGGAGAAGCGGCCGCCGAAGTGGCTGGGGAAGTAG
- a CDS encoding DUF6285 domain-containing protein, whose product MQDEPTPIELTKAVADFLRNDITPLISGHQAFKLRVAVNILDLVTRQLTREEGSDAREVERLRTLLGTEGSVVELNRVLAERIANGEADLATPGLAEHLWATTMDKLAVDQPNYASYKRELSRDG is encoded by the coding sequence ATGCAGGACGAACCGACGCCGATCGAATTGACCAAGGCGGTCGCCGATTTCCTCCGCAACGACATCACGCCGCTGATCAGCGGTCACCAGGCCTTCAAGCTGCGCGTCGCCGTCAACATCCTCGATCTTGTCACGCGGCAGTTGACGCGGGAGGAGGGGAGCGATGCGAGGGAGGTGGAACGGCTGCGCACGCTGCTGGGCACTGAGGGCTCCGTCGTGGAGCTGAACCGTGTTCTCGCCGAACGCATCGCGAATGGCGAGGCCGATCTCGCGACGCCAGGTCTTGCCGAGCATCTATGGGCGACCACGATGGACAAGCTCGCAGTCGATCAGCCAAACTACGCGTCCTACAAGCGGGAGCTGTCGAGAGACGGCTAG
- a CDS encoding phosphotransferase family protein, translating to MIETELSRSVARWCPGATGATRAAKLSGGASQETWRFDIVHPDGNIGAILRRAPPGSGASSMRGPGLEAEATLMQFAHDAGVPSPRVLHVLTPDENLGAGFIMARVEGETIARKILRDEEFAATRPILARQIGRIASGLHGLPAAKLPSLRTVTSTGEIADLAREYRGLGRPRPVVELALRWLSDHDPGLSAEVTLVHGDFRNGNLIIGAEGVRAVLDWELAHLGDPMEDLGWICVNSWRFGEIDKPVGGFGSREDMFAGYEESGREVDPDRVMFWEVMGTLRWGIMCSRMMQRFRTWPDHSMEHAMIGRRASETEIDLLRLLAPRGR from the coding sequence ATGATCGAGACGGAGCTTTCCCGCAGCGTCGCGCGCTGGTGCCCGGGTGCAACCGGCGCGACCCGCGCCGCAAAGCTGTCCGGCGGCGCCAGCCAGGAAACCTGGCGCTTCGACATCGTGCACCCGGACGGCAATATCGGTGCGATCTTGCGCCGCGCGCCGCCGGGCTCCGGGGCGTCGTCGATGCGCGGGCCTGGCCTCGAGGCCGAGGCAACCTTGATGCAGTTCGCGCATGATGCCGGCGTGCCATCGCCGCGCGTGCTGCATGTGCTGACGCCGGACGAGAACCTTGGCGCGGGCTTCATCATGGCGCGTGTCGAAGGCGAGACCATTGCGCGCAAGATTCTGCGCGATGAGGAGTTCGCCGCGACACGCCCGATCCTGGCGCGTCAGATCGGCCGCATCGCCTCAGGCCTCCACGGTTTGCCCGCAGCGAAGCTGCCAAGCCTTCGCACGGTGACGTCAACCGGCGAGATCGCCGATCTCGCGCGCGAATATCGCGGCCTCGGCCGGCCGCGTCCGGTGGTCGAGCTGGCGCTGCGCTGGCTGAGCGACCACGACCCTGGTCTATCGGCGGAGGTGACGCTGGTGCACGGCGATTTCCGCAACGGCAATCTGATCATCGGCGCCGAGGGGGTGCGCGCCGTGCTTGACTGGGAGCTGGCCCATCTCGGCGATCCCATGGAGGATCTTGGCTGGATCTGCGTCAATTCCTGGCGCTTTGGTGAGATCGACAAGCCGGTCGGCGGCTTTGGGTCGCGCGAGGACATGTTCGCCGGCTACGAGGAGAGCGGCCGCGAGGTCGACCCCGACCGCGTGATGTTCTGGGAAGTGATGGGCACGCTGCGCTGGGGCATCATGTGTAGCCGCATGATGCAGCGTTTCCGCACCTGGCCGGACCATTCGATGGAGCACGCCATGATCGGCCGCCGCGCCTCGGAAACCGAGATCGATCTGTTGCGGCTGCTCGCGCCGCGCGGGAGGTGA
- a CDS encoding enoyl-CoA hydratase/isomerase, with amino-acid sequence MQFKHVTLEFDGPVAILKLDHHEVMNAVSVDMLGGLADALDAIEEKKDEVRCIVLTGAGRAFCTGANLQGRNNQSKKTKAGLTLETGFHPFLRRIRNLHCPIVTAVNGPAAGAGMSFALLGDMILCARSAYFLQAFRRIGLVPDCGSTWLLPRLIGRARSIELSLMGERLPAEKALEWGLVNRVYDDGALMEEAMKLAQDLANGPTVALSLIRKLYWDSPENSFEEQLNLEFQCQLRAGDTEDFREGVGAFLEKRPAKFRGK; translated from the coding sequence ATGCAGTTCAAACACGTCACGCTCGAATTCGACGGGCCGGTCGCAATCCTCAAGCTGGACCACCATGAGGTCATGAACGCGGTCTCGGTGGATATGCTGGGTGGGCTGGCCGACGCGCTCGATGCGATCGAGGAGAAGAAGGACGAGGTGCGCTGCATCGTGCTGACCGGGGCAGGGCGCGCTTTCTGCACGGGTGCCAATCTGCAGGGGCGCAACAACCAGTCGAAGAAGACCAAGGCCGGCCTGACGCTCGAGACCGGTTTCCACCCGTTCCTGCGGCGCATCCGCAACCTGCATTGTCCGATCGTCACGGCGGTCAATGGACCGGCCGCCGGCGCCGGCATGAGCTTCGCCCTGCTCGGTGACATGATCCTGTGCGCGCGCTCGGCCTATTTCCTCCAGGCTTTTCGTCGCATCGGCCTGGTGCCGGATTGTGGCTCGACCTGGCTGTTGCCGCGCCTCATCGGCCGTGCGCGCTCGATTGAATTGTCGTTGATGGGCGAGCGGCTGCCGGCGGAGAAGGCGCTGGAATGGGGCCTCGTCAACCGCGTCTATGACGACGGCGCGCTGATGGAAGAGGCGATGAAGCTCGCGCAAGACCTCGCCAATGGCCCCACGGTGGCGCTGTCGCTGATTCGAAAACTCTATTGGGACAGTCCGGAGAATTCGTTCGAGGAGCAGCTCAATCTCGAATTCCAGTGTCAGTTGCGCGCCGGCGATACGGAAGATTTCCGTGAGGGTGTCGGCGCGTTCCTCGAGAAGCGTCCGGCAAAATTTCGGGGCAAATGA
- a CDS encoding SDR family NAD(P)-dependent oxidoreductase translates to MNIFDLSGRVAVITGGNGGIGLGIAQALAGQGCNVSIWGRNADKNKAAAASLAGAPGKVESRVCDVTDPKSVNDAMKATLDAFGRVDGCFANAGIGGGGRRSFVERTEEEWRTMFSTNLDGVFHAFQAAAKHMTDRANAGDPFGRLVATSSLASIFGTARNEHYAATKAALNALVRALGVELARHGVTANAILPGWIKSDMTSGLMANEKFVANVMPRIPQRRFGEPSDFGGIAVYLMSKASSYHTADTFVIDGGYTAF, encoded by the coding sequence ATGAATATCTTCGATCTCAGCGGCCGCGTGGCCGTCATCACCGGCGGCAATGGCGGTATCGGGCTCGGCATCGCGCAGGCGCTCGCCGGCCAGGGCTGCAATGTCTCGATCTGGGGCCGCAATGCCGACAAGAACAAGGCCGCCGCTGCCAGCCTCGCGGGAGCGCCCGGCAAGGTGGAGAGCCGCGTCTGCGACGTCACCGATCCGAAGTCAGTCAACGATGCGATGAAGGCGACGCTCGACGCGTTCGGCCGGGTCGACGGCTGCTTTGCCAATGCCGGCATCGGCGGCGGCGGCCGGCGCTCCTTCGTCGAGCGCACCGAGGAGGAATGGCGCACGATGTTTTCGACCAATCTCGACGGCGTGTTCCACGCCTTCCAGGCTGCCGCAAAACACATGACCGACCGCGCCAATGCCGGCGATCCCTTCGGCCGGCTGGTGGCGACCTCGAGCCTCGCCTCGATCTTCGGCACCGCCCGCAACGAGCACTATGCCGCGACCAAGGCCGCGCTCAACGCGCTGGTGCGCGCGCTCGGCGTCGAGCTCGCACGTCACGGCGTCACCGCGAATGCGATCCTGCCGGGCTGGATCAAGAGCGACATGACATCAGGTCTCATGGCCAACGAAAAATTCGTCGCCAACGTCATGCCGCGCATTCCGCAGCGGCGTTTTGGCGAGCCGAGCGATTTCGGCGGCATCGCCGTTTATCTCATGAGCAAGGCATCGTCCTATCACACCGCCGACACCTTTGTGATCGACGGCGGCTACACCGCGTTCTAA
- a CDS encoding VOC family protein, protein MFSHIMVGTNDLDKAKAFYDTLLGTLEVRPARVDGHRIFYITKTGVFSVSKPINGEPATCANGGTIGFAANSPEQVDKWHAAGVAAGGTPIENPPGIREGAGNKLYLAYLRDLDGNKICAMHRMPA, encoded by the coding sequence ATGTTCTCGCACATTATGGTCGGCACCAATGATCTCGACAAGGCCAAGGCGTTCTATGACACGCTGCTCGGCACGCTCGAGGTGAGGCCCGCGCGGGTCGACGGCCACCGCATTTTCTACATCACCAAGACCGGCGTGTTCTCCGTGTCCAAGCCGATCAACGGCGAGCCGGCAACCTGCGCGAACGGCGGCACCATCGGCTTTGCCGCCAACTCGCCTGAGCAGGTCGACAAGTGGCACGCCGCCGGCGTCGCTGCCGGCGGAACGCCGATCGAGAATCCGCCCGGCATCCGCGAGGGCGCGGGGAACAAGCTCTATCTCGCGTATTTGCGTGATCTCGACGGCAACAAGATCTGCGCGATGCACCGGATGCCGGCCTGA
- a CDS encoding acyl-CoA dehydrogenase family protein — translation MKHAYVPRTTNYTLNPGDELNDLRMSDQVRPLYDHVKKFIRDTVEPMSIEFAKAGEGKEDRWSFTPKQLEVLEVAKNKAKKEGLWNFFLPDDETGQGLKNLDYAYIAAELGKSPLASETMNCSAPDTGNMEVLERVGTKEQKEKWLKPLMNGEIRSAYVMTEPNVASSDAKNISTTAKLVGDEWVINGEKYYISGLGDPRCKILIVMVKTNPDAAPSKQQSQILVPRDTPGVEVLGPMHVFGQDHAPRGHMHMRFNNVRVPKENMLLGEGRGFEISQLRLGPGRIHHCMRTIGKAEKALDLMVQRGLTREAFGRKIAHLGGNMQIIAQARCEIEAMRLMVLKAAKAMDVLGNKEARVWVSMVKAMVPERACRIIDQSIQMHGATGISHWTPLAEMYQDVRHLRFADGPDEVHWMVVGRHELSMA, via the coding sequence ATGAAGCATGCTTATGTGCCCCGCACGACCAACTACACGCTCAATCCCGGCGACGAGCTTAACGACCTGCGCATGTCGGACCAGGTCCGTCCGCTGTACGACCATGTGAAGAAATTCATTCGCGACACCGTCGAGCCGATGTCGATCGAGTTCGCCAAGGCTGGCGAGGGCAAGGAAGACCGCTGGAGCTTTACGCCGAAGCAGCTCGAGGTGCTCGAGGTCGCGAAGAACAAGGCCAAGAAGGAAGGTCTGTGGAACTTCTTCCTGCCGGATGACGAGACCGGCCAGGGCCTGAAGAACCTCGATTACGCCTATATCGCGGCCGAGCTCGGCAAGAGCCCGCTGGCCTCCGAGACCATGAACTGCTCGGCGCCGGACACCGGCAACATGGAGGTGCTCGAGCGCGTCGGCACCAAGGAGCAGAAGGAGAAGTGGCTGAAGCCGCTGATGAATGGCGAGATCCGCTCCGCCTATGTCATGACCGAGCCGAACGTCGCCTCCTCCGATGCCAAGAACATCTCGACGACGGCAAAGCTCGTCGGCGACGAATGGGTCATCAACGGCGAGAAGTATTACATCTCCGGCTTAGGGGATCCCCGCTGCAAGATCCTCATCGTGATGGTGAAGACCAATCCGGACGCGGCGCCGAGCAAGCAGCAGTCGCAGATCCTGGTGCCGCGCGACACGCCCGGCGTCGAGGTGCTCGGCCCCATGCACGTATTCGGACAGGACCACGCGCCGCGCGGCCACATGCACATGCGCTTCAACAATGTGCGGGTCCCTAAGGAGAACATGCTGCTGGGCGAAGGCCGCGGTTTTGAAATCTCGCAGCTCCGCCTCGGACCCGGCCGCATCCATCACTGCATGCGCACCATCGGCAAGGCCGAGAAGGCGCTCGACCTGATGGTGCAGCGTGGCCTCACCCGCGAAGCCTTTGGCAGGAAGATCGCCCATCTCGGCGGCAACATGCAGATCATCGCGCAGGCGCGCTGCGAGATCGAGGCGATGCGGCTGATGGTCTTGAAGGCGGCGAAGGCGATGGACGTGCTCGGCAACAAGGAAGCCCGTGTCTGGGTGTCCATGGTCAAGGCCATGGTGCCCGAGCGCGCCTGCCGCATCATCGACCAGTCGATCCAGATGCACGGCGCCACCGGCATCTCGCACTGGACCCCGCTCGCCGAGATGTACCAGGACGTCCGCCATCTGCGCTTCGCCGACGGTCCGGACGAGGTGCACTGGATGGTGGTCGGACGGCACGAGCTGAGCATGGCGTAA
- a CDS encoding GFA family protein: protein MVEGEVAHAEPAASYRAGCFCGAVEVEVSGKPVFAGYCHCADCQAWSAAPINAFSLWKADSVRVTKGESEIGTFSKTEHSDRKFCKRCGGHIMTAHPRMRLIDVYANLLKGYTHEPTLHANYASKMVSVRDGLPKYRDLPADLGGSGEMLQD from the coding sequence CTGGTCGAGGGCGAGGTCGCGCATGCCGAGCCCGCGGCGAGCTACAGGGCCGGCTGCTTCTGCGGTGCAGTCGAGGTCGAGGTGTCAGGCAAGCCTGTCTTCGCCGGCTACTGCCATTGCGCCGATTGTCAGGCCTGGTCAGCCGCGCCCATCAATGCATTCAGCCTGTGGAAGGCGGACAGCGTCCGCGTCACCAAGGGCGAGAGCGAGATCGGGACATTCAGCAAGACCGAGCATTCCGACCGAAAATTCTGCAAGCGCTGCGGCGGCCACATCATGACCGCGCATCCGCGGATGCGGCTGATCGACGTCTATGCGAATCTGCTCAAGGGCTACACCCACGAGCCGACGCTGCACGCGAACTACGCAAGCAAGATGGTGTCGGTGCGCGACGGCCTGCCGAAGTATCGCGACCTGCCCGCGGATCTCGGCGGCTCCGGGGAGATGTTGCAGGATTGA
- the yghU gene encoding glutathione-dependent disulfide-bond oxidoreductase — translation MTDAPYEPPKVWTWDKESGGRFASINRPIAGPTHDKELPVGKHPFQLYSLATPNGVKVTVMLEELLAAGHTGAEYDAWLIKIDGNQFGSGFVGVNPNSKIPALMDRSGPTPIRVFESGAILMHLAEKFGAFLPTGGQARAECLSWLFWQMGSAPFLGGGFGHFYAYAPSKIEYAINRYAMEVKRQLDVLDRRLADNEYLAGKDYTIADMATWPWYGALAKGLVYGAGEFLSVQDYKNVQRWTDQIAKRPGVKRGRMVNRISGDPASQLHERHDASDFETKTQDKIGEPQPAAS, via the coding sequence ATGACCGACGCCCCCTACGAGCCGCCAAAAGTCTGGACCTGGGACAAGGAGAGCGGCGGGCGCTTTGCCAGCATCAACCGTCCGATCGCCGGCCCCACCCATGACAAGGAGCTGCCGGTCGGCAAGCATCCGTTCCAGCTCTACTCGCTGGCGACGCCGAACGGCGTCAAGGTCACCGTGATGTTAGAGGAGCTGCTGGCGGCCGGCCATACCGGGGCCGAATACGACGCCTGGCTGATCAAGATCGACGGCAACCAGTTCGGCAGCGGCTTTGTCGGCGTCAACCCGAACTCAAAAATCCCCGCATTGATGGACCGCAGTGGGCCGACCCCGATCCGCGTCTTCGAATCGGGCGCGATCCTGATGCATCTCGCGGAGAAGTTCGGCGCGTTCCTACCGACCGGCGGCCAGGCGCGGGCGGAGTGCCTGTCCTGGCTGTTCTGGCAGATGGGCAGCGCGCCCTTCCTCGGCGGCGGCTTTGGCCATTTCTACGCCTATGCGCCGTCCAAGATCGAATACGCCATCAATCGCTACGCCATGGAGGTGAAGCGCCAGCTCGACGTGCTCGACCGCCGCCTGGCCGACAACGAATATCTCGCCGGCAAGGACTATACGATCGCCGACATGGCGACCTGGCCGTGGTACGGCGCGCTTGCCAAGGGGCTGGTCTATGGCGCCGGCGAATTCCTGTCGGTGCAGGACTACAAGAACGTGCAGCGCTGGACTGACCAGATCGCAAAGCGTCCCGGCGTGAAGCGCGGCCGCATGGTCAACCGCATCTCCGGCGATCCCGCCAGCCAATTGCACGAGCGCCACGACGCATCCGATTTCGAGACGAAGACGCAGGACAAGATCGGCGAGCCTCAGCCAGCCGCGTCGTAG